The genomic stretch TCCCATATAGACATGGAGGATCGTAAAGACCACGAATCCCCACGCTACTATATGATGCAAAGAACGAACAGTGAAGCTGTCTCCTCCAAAAATAAATGGTACCCAGGAAAATAAATTTCCTAAAATGGATTCTGGTTGTGGCTCAATGTACATGTAAAAACCTGTGAAAATAATAATAATTGATCCAAGACCTATGAAAATCCAGTAACTTAATTCTGCAAGTGGATTATGACCAACATAATGTTTTTTCTTATTTTTCATAAACAAGTAATATTTTAGAGTCTCATACGTCCCCATCCAAAACTCTTTCTTATATGCCTTTGACTTTGCAAATCGATTTCCTTTTAAGACCCAATATAAACGAATTACTAGATTTAAGGTAAATACAAAAGCTGTAAAGAAGTGAACGTATCGCATCCACCACATTAAGGAAGAATAGTATGCTTCTTCTGGAATACCTGCGCTAAATCCTGGTCGCCCAATATAAAATCCAGTGACCAACAACAGGAGTATGGCTGCTGCGTTAATCCAATGGAAAACGCGGACTGGAAGTTCCCAAACATACACCTTTTCCACCTTTTCATTGACTTCAAGTTTTAAGACCGGCTTCCTTGGTTTTTTAATTTTCTTCTGTTTGACAGTTGGGGTAGGAGTGATACTAGGTGCCGGTTTGGTCTCTAGTGACATTTAAACCCCCCCTAACCTAATTTAATTTCTGTAGTTTTATCATTTTCCAAATCTGTCAAATGAACAGCACAAGCTAAGCAAGGGTCAAAGGAATGAATAATCCTCAAGATTTCTAATGGCTGTTCTGGGTCTGCTACAGGAGTCCCCTTTAATGCCATCTCATAAGCACCCTGTTGCCCTTTGTGGTCCTTAGGAGAAGCATTCCACGTCGTTGGAACGACCGCCTGATAATTAGCTGTTTTTCCATCTTCTATTTGAATCCAATGCCCGAGCGCTCCCCTTGGAGCCTCCATCCAGCCTACACCTTGTGCTGACTTAGGCCATGACTCTGGATCCCATTTTGAGCGATCAAATGTTGTGGAATCACCATTTTTAATGTTGGAAAGAAGTTGGTCCATATCATTTCGCAACCACTGTACGATTAGCTTAGTTTCAAGTCCTCTAGCAACCGTGCGTCCTAAAGCCGATTGTAAAGCTTCTAATGGAATACCAAGAGTCTTTAGAGTATCGTCTACAATTTTCACGATTTCTTTTTGGCCTTTGGCATATCCAACAAGAATACGTGCCAATGGACCTGTTTCCATTGGAGCTTCCTTCCATCTTGGAGATTTTAACCAAGAGTACTTTTCGTCAACATCTAATTGCTTATATGGGGCTTTTGGACCTGTATATTCTAGATTGGTTTGCCCATTCCACGGATGCTTACCACCTGTACCTTGACCATCATACATATACCAGGAATGATCAATAAATTCTTTCACTTGTTCTGGATCTTTCAGATCGACATCATAAACCTTCGTCAAATCCCCATTTAGGATGACTCCTCTTGGCATACGATAGGATGAGACATCATAAAGATCCCCGTTAGAGGAGAAATCTCCAAAACAAAGGTAATTATTTAACCCTCCGCCATAGGTCCAATCTTTATAATAAGATCCAATAGCTAGTAGGTCTGGAATATATACTTTATTTACAAATTCCATTGCTTCATCAATTAATTGAGATACATGCATAAGTCTTTCAGCATGAATGCCATTGTCACTATTAATGTCAATTGGAGTTGCCATTCCACCAACTACATAATGTGGATGAGGATTCTTTCCACCCAAAATAGTATGGATTTTCACTATGTTTCTCTGCCAATCTAGCGCTTCCAGATAATGAGCTACAGCTAACAAGTTCACTTCCGGTGGAAGCTTATAAGCTTCATGTCCCCAATATCCTTGAGCAAAGATACCTAATTGTCCGCTTTCCACCAATGTTTTTACTTTATTTTGAACCTCTTTAAAGTATCCAGGAGAAGATTTCGGCCAATCTGAGATAGATTGAGCAATTTTACTAGTTTCTGCTGGATCTGCATCAAGTGCATTTACTACGTCTACCCAGTCAAGGGCGTGCAAATGATAAAAATGAACAACATGGTCATGAACATACAGAGCTTCATTCATAATCTCACGAATGAGATGACCATTTTTAGGAATTTTAATATCCAATGCATCTTCTACTGATCTAACAGATGCTAAAGCATGGACCGTTGTACATACTCCACAAATTCTTTGAACATAGGCCCAAACATCTCTTGGATCACGGCCCTCTACAATTTTCTCAATTCCCCGAATCGCTGTTCCGGAGCTAAATGCATCCTTGATAACATTATTTTGAATATCTGCTTCAATACGCAGATGACCTTCAATCCTAGTAACTGGATCTACGACAATACGCTCTGCCATTACTTTTCACCCCGTCCTTCATTTGGCACATCTTTGTCTTTTTTTACTGCAGTGATTGCTGCATGTGCTCCTATGCCCACTACTGTTGCCCCAGCCGCATATAATCCAATTTGGTCAGGGTTAATGGTCGTCTGTGTTCCAGGAATTTTAGATACTCTAGTATAGAAAGGGCCATTATCCCAAAAATCTTTTTCAGTACATCCAATACATGGATTTCCTGATTGGATTGGATAACTTGTTCCTTCATTCCATCTCATTTCTGCACATGAACTATAGGTGGTAGGTCCCTTACATCCCACTTTATATAAACAATATCCTTGTTTGGCACCCTCATCATCAAAGTTCTCTACAAATAGTCCTGCATCAAAATAGGCGCGACGATTACATTTGTCATGAATTCTGTGTCTGAAAAAGGCTTTTGGTCTACCAAGGGAATCTAATTCAGGAACAGTGCCAAAGGTTAAGATATGAGCAATAACTCCTGTCATTACCTCCGCAATTGGAGGACAACCTGGAACTCGAATGACTGGAGTCCCTTTCGTATCTAAGGATGTCACTGGTTTTGCATTTGTTGGATTTGGCTTAGCAGCTGCAATTCCTCCCCATGAGGAACAACTTCCATACGCAATAATAGCAAAAGCGTTTTCTGCAGCTTTCTCAAATTCTTTTATGACACCTTGACCGGCGACACTTAAATACTCAGGGTTTGCAACGCTTCCTTCAACTGCTAAAACATATTTACCCTTATACTTCTCATAGACACTTTCTTTTGCTTTTTCCGCTTGATGGCCAGCTGCAGCAGATAAAACTTCACTATACTCTAATGAAATCATATCCAACAAAACACTTTCTGTTTTTGGGTGTGAGGATCGTATAAAAGACTCAGAACACCCCGTACAATCTTGGAACTGTAACCAAATTACCGGCACACGTTCTTTTGTTTCCATTGCAGCTTGAACCTTGTTACTCTGTGTAAAGTCTAGGCCGATGGTTGCAGCAATAACCGTACACATTTTCATGAAGTCCCTTCTTGAAACCCCTCTGTCTAGCGCTGTTTGCCATACAGTCTCATTTTTCTTCATGAACACCCCTTCTTCCATAGAAAATCAAACCAAAACAGATAACTTCACCATCATTATAGAGAACATAATCACCCGATTAATGTGACATTAATCACATTTTTCAACATGTCAAAATTTGGTCACTAAATAGTCAAGATTATGGACTTCTTTTATTAACAAGGTTTGTACAGTACTTTCTATAGAAAAAACAAAAAAACTGTTCCCTATAAGGAACAGTTTAGCTAGGTTTATTCATTTCTTCTTCCCACTCTTTTTCTTTCGCTTTCTTTCGTTTATATACCCTACTGGAAAGCAGAATACTCACTTCATAAAGAATAAACAAAGGTATAGCTATTACGATTTGAAGAAAAAAATCCGGAGGTGATATCATAGCACCAACAATTACTAATATCAGATAAGCATACTTACGAAACTTTCTTAGTTTAAATGGATCTACTATGCCTAGGCTTGTCAAAAACATCATAACAATTGGTATTTCGAAAAGAATTGCTATAGGTAAAGTTACTCCTAGTAAAAAGCGAAAGTATTTTTCTGCAGTAAACATGGTTTGAAACATTTCATCACCTAAGGACATTAGGAAATTTAGAATTAAATCATGAACTACAAAAAATCCGAAGGATAGCCCACCTAAAAACAGGAGAAAAACAGCAGGAATATAATTTAATGTAGCTTTACGTTCCTTCTTTGTTAATGCAGGCCGGACATACAGCCAAACTTGTAGGAGTAAAAATGGCAAGGTTCCTGCAAGAGCAACGACACTAGCGAGCATGAAATAGGTCCATATAATCTCTCCAGGTCCAATAACGGTTAATTGAAATTCTAAATTTCGTATAAAAAAATTATAAATATCGGTAACGAAAACAAATCCAAGTACTAAAAAAATCAGGAAGACAACCGCTGTCCATATCAAACGATTTCGTAATTCGTCCAAATGGTCTAATAAATTCATTTCTTTATCTTGATATGTACTATCCTGCTCCTTAGACAACGTACTTCCCTCCAATGATAGAACATGTGACATAAATTTATTATTAGAAAAACTTGGTCTATCGTCAAGTACTAATGGCGAAATACTTAGTTTTACTTATACAATCGACCGACTAAAGTTATAAAGTGAAACTTCAATCAGTGGCCGTTCCTCATTGATTGTTAGCAAACAAGGGTATGACCTAAAGGCCCTTGAACCAATCAGACATTTACGGGTAGCCAACCATGTAGTAAGCTTCACCAACAAGGATGAAAAATTTAATGTTTTATTTTCATGGGAACTTATCCCCCATCTACTCTTTTCGTTTCACTTAAGACTTGTGGTGGGGGTATTACTGCCCCTTCATGCGGGATACATTCTGATATTGCAAGTAAAGAAGATGTAAGGACGATTTCCTTACATCTTCCTCATTTTTCACTTTTAAACTTTTTGAGGATTTTGAGTATCCTCTTCCGTTACTTTCTTTTGATCTTTTTCAAAATCCTCAGCTACGATTCCTGTGGTTGCTCTCTTAAATTCTCTCAGTGAGCTCCCAACAGCTTTCCCAACCTCTGGAAGTCTCGAAGGACCAAAAACTATTAAAGCAACAACAAAGATTAAAATCATGCCAGGTGCACCAATATTTGACAACATGATTCATCACCCCATTAACCGTCGATATGATTAGCTTTTCGGCTGATCACTATTAACTATTTCTTTAACATCTTTCACTTCATCAGTAACATCACTAGTTAGTTCTCTAGCAGAATTTTTAAATTCTTTTAAAGTTTGACCAGTTGCTCTACCTATTTCAGGAAGCTTCTTTGGACCAAAGACTATTAAAGCAATTACCAAAATTAAGATTAACCCAGGAATTCCAATGTTAGATAACATTTTTATTCACCACCTTTAAATCTTTCTAGCTTAACTCCTATTATAACTGTTTTAAAATCTTTTTGGAGCTTTTACGAAAATCTACATATATTCGTCATAATTTAGAAAAACAAAGTAAAAACTTCCCCACTGATGGTTAGCTCCCAAGGGTATGATCTATTGGCCCTTGAACCAATCGGACATTTATTGGCAGTTTATCCCACACCTACTCTTCTCTTTTCACTTAAAATTTGAGGTTGGGTATCACTGCCCGTTCATGTGGATAAATAAAACGGTTCCTCTAAGCTTAACCGGTATCCCCCAAGTTCATCCAACTGCTTTTTAAATTGAGGAGACCTTATGGCTGATAATAGCATTTTTCCTCTTTCTGAATCAAATATAGATTTCGTCATTATAATATC from Bacillaceae bacterium S4-13-56 encodes the following:
- the cybH gene encoding Ni/Fe-hydrogenase, b-type cytochrome subunit, whose product is MSLETKPAPSITPTPTVKQKKIKKPRKPVLKLEVNEKVEKVYVWELPVRVFHWINAAAILLLLVTGFYIGRPGFSAGIPEEAYYSSLMWWMRYVHFFTAFVFTLNLVIRLYWVLKGNRFAKSKAYKKEFWMGTYETLKYYLFMKNKKKHYVGHNPLAELSYWIFIGLGSIIIIFTGFYMYIEPQPESILGNLFSWVPFIFGGDSFTVRSLHHIVAWGFVVFTILHVYMGFREDWLAKNGTMSSIFTGYKIEKKHHDEDEQ
- a CDS encoding nickel-dependent hydrogenase large subunit, which codes for MAERIVVDPVTRIEGHLRIEADIQNNVIKDAFSSGTAIRGIEKIVEGRDPRDVWAYVQRICGVCTTVHALASVRSVEDALDIKIPKNGHLIREIMNEALYVHDHVVHFYHLHALDWVDVVNALDADPAETSKIAQSISDWPKSSPGYFKEVQNKVKTLVESGQLGIFAQGYWGHEAYKLPPEVNLLAVAHYLEALDWQRNIVKIHTILGGKNPHPHYVVGGMATPIDINSDNGIHAERLMHVSQLIDEAMEFVNKVYIPDLLAIGSYYKDWTYGGGLNNYLCFGDFSSNGDLYDVSSYRMPRGVILNGDLTKVYDVDLKDPEQVKEFIDHSWYMYDGQGTGGKHPWNGQTNLEYTGPKAPYKQLDVDEKYSWLKSPRWKEAPMETGPLARILVGYAKGQKEIVKIVDDTLKTLGIPLEALQSALGRTVARGLETKLIVQWLRNDMDQLLSNIKNGDSTTFDRSKWDPESWPKSAQGVGWMEAPRGALGHWIQIEDGKTANYQAVVPTTWNASPKDHKGQQGAYEMALKGTPVADPEQPLEILRIIHSFDPCLACAVHLTDLENDKTTEIKLG
- a CDS encoding hydrogenase small subunit, coding for MKKNETVWQTALDRGVSRRDFMKMCTVIAATIGLDFTQSNKVQAAMETKERVPVIWLQFQDCTGCSESFIRSSHPKTESVLLDMISLEYSEVLSAAAGHQAEKAKESVYEKYKGKYVLAVEGSVANPEYLSVAGQGVIKEFEKAAENAFAIIAYGSCSSWGGIAAAKPNPTNAKPVTSLDTKGTPVIRVPGCPPIAEVMTGVIAHILTFGTVPELDSLGRPKAFFRHRIHDKCNRRAYFDAGLFVENFDDEGAKQGYCLYKVGCKGPTTYSSCAEMRWNEGTSYPIQSGNPCIGCTEKDFWDNGPFYTRVSKIPGTQTTINPDQIGLYAAGATVVGIGAHAAITAVKKDKDVPNEGRGEK
- the tatC gene encoding twin-arginine translocase subunit TatC, with the protein product MSKEQDSTYQDKEMNLLDHLDELRNRLIWTAVVFLIFLVLGFVFVTDIYNFFIRNLEFQLTVIGPGEIIWTYFMLASVVALAGTLPFLLLQVWLYVRPALTKKERKATLNYIPAVFLLFLGGLSFGFFVVHDLILNFLMSLGDEMFQTMFTAEKYFRFLLGVTLPIAILFEIPIVMMFLTSLGIVDPFKLRKFRKYAYLILVIVGAMISPPDFFLQIVIAIPLFILYEVSILLSSRVYKRKKAKEKEWEEEMNKPS
- a CDS encoding twin-arginine translocase TatA/TatE family subunit gives rise to the protein MLSNIGAPGMILIFVVALIVFGPSRLPEVGKAVGSSLREFKRATTGIVAEDFEKDQKKVTEEDTQNPQKV
- a CDS encoding twin-arginine translocase TatA/TatE family subunit; amino-acid sequence: MLSNIGIPGLILILVIALIVFGPKKLPEIGRATGQTLKEFKNSARELTSDVTDEVKDVKEIVNSDQPKS